One segment of Nocardia farcinica DNA contains the following:
- the leuS gene encoding leucine--tRNA ligase yields MQDTRATESDVPEHRYNAALAGRIERRWQQRWLERGTFHAPNPTGPLAGPTAALPADKLFVQDMFPYPSGAGLHVGHPLGYIATDVFARYHRMRGRNVLHALGYDAFGLPAEQYAVQTGAHPRDTTESNIATMQRQLDRLGLGHDRRRSFATTDPEYYRWTQWIFLQIYNAWYDLELNRARPISELEEQFASGARPAPDGKDWASMSQAERAAVIDSYRLVYQTDSMVNWCPGLGTVLSNEEVTAEGRSERGNFPVFRKRLWQWMMRITAYADRLVDDLDLLDWPENVKAMQRNWIGRSRGAQVRFDSPAGQIEVFTTRPDTLFGATYVVLAPEHDLVDALAAAQWPADTDPRWTGGAATPAEAVAQYRKSIAAKSDLERQENKEKTGVFLGVHAVNPVNGARVPIFIADYVLSGYGTGAIMAVPGHDQRDWEFATAFGLPIVEVISGGDITAAAHTGEGELVNSDYLNGLSVEEAKATVIGRLEADGHGTGTIQYKLRDWLFARQRYWGEPFPIVYDEDGAPHALPESMLPVRLPELDDFAPVTFDPDDADSEPSPPLAKATDWVHVELDLGDGPKKYRRDTNVMPNWAGSSWYQLRYADPTNADAFCAKENEQYWLGPRTAEHGPDDPGGVDLYVGGVEHAVLHLLYARFWQKVLFDLGYVSSSEPYRRLFNQGYIQAYAYTDPRGAYVPAAEVVERDGAFFWTDATGTEIEVSQEYGKIGKSLKNAISPDEVCDQFGADTFRFYEMSMGPLDTSRPWSTKDVVGAHRFLQRVWRLVVDEETGASRVTEDAPTDETLRFLHRTIAGVDEDFAALRDNTAGAKLIELTNHLTKSYPNGTPRAAVEPLVLMLAPLAPHVAEELWERLGHSESLAHGPFPVADPAWLVEETVEYPIQVNGKVRSRIQVPADADNAAIEAAALADEKIAALLAGATPRKLIVVPGRLVNIVA; encoded by the coding sequence AAGCTGTTCGTGCAGGACATGTTCCCGTACCCGTCGGGCGCGGGCCTGCACGTCGGCCACCCGCTGGGCTACATCGCCACCGACGTGTTCGCCCGCTATCACCGCATGCGCGGGCGCAACGTGCTGCACGCCCTCGGCTACGACGCCTTCGGCCTGCCCGCCGAGCAGTACGCGGTGCAGACCGGCGCGCACCCGCGCGACACCACCGAATCCAACATCGCCACCATGCAGCGGCAGCTGGACCGGCTCGGCCTCGGCCACGACCGCCGCCGCTCCTTCGCGACCACCGACCCCGAGTACTACCGCTGGACCCAGTGGATCTTCCTGCAGATCTACAACGCCTGGTACGACCTGGAGCTGAACCGGGCCCGCCCGATCAGCGAGCTGGAGGAACAGTTCGCCTCCGGCGCCCGCCCGGCGCCCGACGGCAAGGACTGGGCGAGCATGTCGCAGGCCGAGCGTGCCGCCGTGATCGATTCCTATCGCCTGGTGTACCAGACGGATTCGATGGTGAACTGGTGCCCCGGCCTGGGCACGGTGCTGTCCAACGAGGAGGTCACCGCGGAGGGCCGCAGCGAGCGCGGCAACTTCCCGGTGTTCCGTAAGCGGTTGTGGCAGTGGATGATGCGCATCACCGCCTACGCCGACCGCCTGGTCGACGACCTGGACCTGCTGGACTGGCCGGAGAACGTCAAGGCCATGCAGCGCAACTGGATCGGCCGCTCGCGCGGCGCGCAGGTGCGCTTCGACTCCCCGGCCGGGCAGATCGAGGTGTTCACCACCCGCCCGGACACCCTGTTCGGCGCCACCTACGTGGTGCTGGCGCCCGAGCACGACCTGGTCGACGCGCTGGCCGCAGCGCAGTGGCCCGCCGACACCGACCCCCGCTGGACCGGCGGTGCGGCCACCCCCGCCGAGGCGGTGGCGCAGTACCGCAAATCCATCGCGGCCAAGTCGGATCTGGAGCGGCAGGAGAACAAGGAGAAGACCGGCGTCTTCCTCGGCGTGCACGCGGTCAACCCGGTCAACGGCGCGCGGGTGCCGATCTTCATCGCCGACTACGTGCTCAGCGGCTACGGCACCGGCGCGATCATGGCGGTGCCCGGCCACGACCAGCGCGACTGGGAATTCGCCACCGCCTTCGGCCTGCCGATCGTGGAGGTGATCTCCGGCGGCGACATCACCGCCGCCGCGCACACCGGTGAGGGCGAGCTGGTGAACTCCGACTACCTGAACGGGCTGTCGGTGGAGGAGGCCAAGGCCACCGTCATCGGCAGGCTGGAGGCCGACGGGCACGGCACCGGCACCATCCAGTACAAGCTGCGCGACTGGCTGTTCGCGCGCCAGCGGTACTGGGGCGAGCCGTTCCCCATCGTCTACGACGAGGACGGCGCCCCGCACGCGCTGCCGGAATCCATGCTGCCCGTGCGGCTTCCGGAGCTGGACGACTTCGCCCCGGTGACCTTCGACCCCGACGACGCCGATTCCGAGCCGTCGCCGCCGCTGGCGAAGGCCACCGACTGGGTGCACGTCGAGCTGGATCTGGGCGACGGGCCCAAGAAGTACCGGCGCGACACCAACGTCATGCCGAACTGGGCGGGCAGCTCCTGGTACCAGCTGCGCTACGCCGACCCCACCAACGCGGACGCGTTCTGCGCCAAGGAGAACGAGCAGTACTGGCTCGGCCCCCGCACCGCCGAGCACGGCCCGGACGACCCGGGCGGGGTGGACCTCTACGTCGGTGGCGTCGAACACGCCGTGCTGCATCTGCTCTACGCGCGGTTCTGGCAGAAGGTGCTCTTCGACCTGGGCTACGTCAGCAGCAGTGAGCCCTACCGGCGGCTGTTCAACCAGGGCTACATCCAGGCCTACGCCTACACCGACCCGCGCGGCGCCTACGTGCCGGCCGCCGAGGTGGTGGAGCGCGACGGCGCGTTCTTCTGGACCGATGCCACCGGCACCGAGATCGAGGTGTCCCAGGAGTACGGCAAGATCGGCAAATCGCTGAAGAACGCGATCTCCCCCGACGAGGTGTGCGACCAGTTCGGCGCGGACACCTTCCGGTTCTACGAGATGTCGATGGGTCCGCTGGACACCTCGCGGCCGTGGTCGACCAAGGACGTCGTGGGCGCGCACCGGTTCCTGCAGCGGGTGTGGCGACTGGTGGTGGACGAGGAGACGGGCGCGAGCCGCGTCACCGAGGACGCGCCGACCGACGAGACGCTGCGCTTCCTGCACCGGACGATCGCGGGCGTCGACGAGGATTTCGCCGCGCTGCGCGACAACACCGCCGGGGCCAAGCTGATCGAGCTGACCAACCATCTCACCAAGAGCTACCCGAACGGCACGCCGCGCGCGGCCGTCGAGCCGCTGGTGTTGATGCTGGCCCCGCTGGCGCCGCACGTCGCCGAGGAACTGTGGGAACGCCTGGGGCACAGCGAATCCCTGGCGCACGGTCCGTTCCCGGTGGCCGATCCGGCGTGGCTGGTGGAGGAGACGGTCGAGTACCCGATCCAGGTCAACGGCAAGGTGCGCAGCCGCATCCAGGTGCCCGCCGACGCCGACAACGCCGCCATCGAGGCCGCCGCACTGGCCGACGAGAAGATCGCGGCCCTGCTCGCCGGCGCCACCCCGCGCAAGCTGATCGTCGTCCCCGGCCGCCTGGTGAACATCGTCGCCTGA